The genomic stretch GTGCTGCTCGGTGAGGACATCGCCGATCCGGTGGGCGGGGTGTTCAAGACCTCGGTGGGCCTGTCCACCAAATACGGCACGCACCGGGTGCGGGCCACGCCGATCGCGGAGACCGGCATCATCGGCGCCGCAGTGGGCCTGGCCATGTCCGGCTACCGTCCGGTCGCCGAGATCATGTTCTTCGACTTCACCCTGGTCGCGGCCGACCAGTTGGTGAACCACGCGGCCAAGCTGCGCTACATGTCCGGTGGGCACACCCCGGTGCCGATGGTGGTGCGCACCACCGTCGGGCAGAGCCGCTTCGGCGCGCAGCACTCGCAGTCGCTGGAGGCGTGGTTCATGCACACGCCGGGTCTGAAGGTGGTGTTCGCGTCCTCGCCGGGTGACTACAAGGGTCTGCTCACCGCGGCGATCGAGGATGACGACCCGGTGCTGTTCGTCGAGCACATCAACCTTTACTACGGCACCAAGCAGGACGTGCCGGCCGGGCGGCACCACATCCCGCTCGGGCACGCGGCCACATTGCGCACGGGCGGCGACGTCACGCTGATCACCTACGGACCTTCGGTGCCGGTGGCCGTCAAGGCCGCGGAACAACTGGCCGAGAGCGGGGTGCAGGTGGAACTCATCGACCTGCGCACGCTGGTGCCGCTGGACATGGACACCTTGCTCGAGTCGGTGGCCACCACCCGCCGGGCGATCATCGTGCACGAGGCCACCCGGTTCTGCGGGCCGGGTGCGGAGATCGCCGCGCAGCTCAACGAGCAACTGTTCGGTGACCTGCTGGCCCCGCCGCTGCGGCTCGGCGCCGCGTACACGCCCACACCGTTCTCCCCCGGGCTGAGCGGCTATCCCACGGCGGACGGTATCGTCGCCGCGGTGAACGAGTTGATCGGTGGCTGAACCGCAGTCGACTGACGAGGCGTCAGTTGCGGCGCTGGCCGCGACGATACTCACCAAGGTCCACACCGAACTGTGGCTGGTCCGGCACGGCGCGGTGGACCGCGAGTGGACCGCGGCCGACCCACCGTTGTCCGCCGAGGGGCACGAACAGGCCAAGGTGGTGGCCGCCGCCCTGGCCGGCGTGCCGGCGTTGGCCGGGATGACCGCGATCCACTGCTCCCCGCTGTTGCGCACGCAGCAGACCGCCGAGCCGTTGGCCGCGGCGCTGGGCCTGCCGGTGGTACTGCACGAGGGCCTCGCCGAGTTCGACCGCAACGCCCCGGAGTATCTGCTGCTTTCCGAGCTCAAGGCCCGCGGCGACGCTCGTTACGAGCAGGTGATGGCCGGGGACATCTCCGCCTGGGGCACCGACTGGGCCACGTTCCGCGACGGGGCGGTGGCAGCGCTGCGCGACGTGGTGGCCGCGGTGGACCGGATTGGCGTGATCGTCACCCACGGCGGCGTCATCAACGCACTGATCGGAGTGGCGCTGGGACACGACCAGGCCTGGTTGAACATCCCTGAGCACGCGTCGCTGACCCGCTTCGGGGTGTCCGCGGACGGCAAGCTGAAACTGCTCAGCCTGAACGAGACGTGGTATCTGCGTCCGGGCCCCTGAGGCCTCAGATCGCCAACCCGTCCGCGGCCACCCGGTCCGCGAACCCCTCCAGCCAGGTCAGCCCGTCGACCAGCGTGCGGGTGTCGCCGACCTGTCGGGTGCGGCCCAACTGGGCGCGGTAGTTCGCCCACCGAGAGGCGGAGAACTGCGTCATCCGCCCGGTGTGCGGCCCGACGAAGTCGTACTGCACGTCGCCCAGATCGAAAGTGGCGCTCTCCGGCCAAGCACCGCCCCGCTCTGATGTATCTGTCATGACGAACTTGGCGCGCAGGTCCGGGGTGGCCGCGACCACGCTCTCCCCATTGACGATCACGCCCGGGGTGAACCCGTCGCGGCCCAGTACCAGGTGGCCCCACTCGAACGAGCCGTCATCGAAGGCGTTGCAGAACACGTGCCACATGATCTGCAGGTCGTTGAAGTAGCCGTATTCCTTCCACTCCAGCCCGTGCACCCAGTAGGAGTTGTCGAACCAGAGCGGCCCGGCCACCGCGCGGCCCTGCATGGTGCCGCGCACCCAGTGGCAGGTCGAGGAGTACAGCATCGGGTGAGTACGGGAGGCCGCGTAAAACTGCACGCCGAGCCCCACGGACGGCCCGGCCACCTCCAGGATGTCGCCCTCGCTGTAGGCCATCCCGTCCTTTGTCCAGCGCAACGCCATTGGCTGCTCCCCGGCCGGCACGATCCCGGCGGGCAACCGTTGGAAGACCGGCTCGGACCAGACCCGCTCCGGGCCGTCCAGCACCCGGCGCAACTCCCCGCGAGCACTGCGCCCGGAGTCGGCGTGCACGTTGAGTTCGTTGCCCGCGTCGCCGTCCTGGGTCATCACGAAGCACCCGCTGGTCAGCGATCCGACGAACTTGCGCTCGATGCAGTAGGTGAGCCCGGCGGAGTCCCGGAAGAATCCGTACAGCCACGAGGTCTGCAGCGGCAGACCCTGCTGCGGATCCTGCACGAGCATGGTTTCCGGTCCGGCCGGAAGGCGCCGACGACCACCCGGTGGTCGAAGTCGCCGAACAGAAAGCGCGGCATGACGGTCACCCTAGGTCTTGCGGGAAAAATAGTCGAGGTACAAACTATTGAGAGGCAAGCTATCCGTCTGTCCCACGGAGGTTCCGCGTTGGCGATAGTGAGCGACCCGACGCTCGGGACCAGCCAACCCGGTCGGTACTGGACCACCACCAACCTCGGTGAAGCCGCACCGGACGTGCTTTCCCCGATGTGCATGGAGATCTGGGGCCGGTCGGCGGAAATCGGTTGGCTGTTCTCCATGCAGGTGTTCGGGGTGCTGCCCACCTCGGCCAAGCCGTCTGCGGACACCAACGACTGGGGCTGTTCGGTCTTCTACGGCCGCCCGGCCATCAATGTCGACGTGGTGCGCGCGACCGTGGCCTCGCTGCCCGGGGTGAGCGGCGACGACTTCGAACGCGACCTGTGCGGCAGCGTGCGCTCGGACGCACCGCCGGTGAAGGGCGACCCGCGGCGCATCCCGATCATCCTGGCCAAGGCTCCGCGCACGTTGCTGCGCGAGGGCAAGGTCATCCATGCCAAGCACGCGGAGACCTACGCCTGGTGGCGACGCGAGGTGTTCGGCAGCGAGACACCGGGCACGCCGGTGGACCGACTGGTGACCGCCCGCGATCGATTCATCGACGTGTTCTCCCACCACTGCGCCTGGCGGTTCGTGTATGCCGGCGCGCAGAGCGCGATGGTGGACGCGGCTACCAAGGCCGGCGACCCGGCGCTGGCGACCCGGTTGATGTCCGGGGTGGGCGACGTGCTCGAGACCCGGATGGCCGACGACCTGTGGCGGCTCGCGCACGGACAGCTGACGGAGGATGAGTTCCTCGCCCAGTGGGGCTACCACGGTCCGAACGAGGGCAACCCCAGCGCGACTGTGTGGCGGGAGGACCCGACGCCGGTGCGGGTGTTGGCCAAGACCTATGCGGGCCGCGGAGCGGAACGGCCGGCCGGCCGCGAGGCACGGGCGAAGATCATCGGGCAGGAGGCGGAGCAGGCGCTGCTCGCGGCCACGCCGCGGCTGCGCCGGGCGTCGGTGCAGTGGTTACTGCGTCGGGTACGCAACATCGTCCGAACACTGCAGGTCGGCAAGGCCTCCTTTCTCATGTGCATCGACGGGGTGCGCAAGGCGACCCGCGAGTTCGGCGCCGAACAGGTCGCCAAGGGCGCACTGGCTCAGGTGGACGACGCGTTCTACCTGACCATCGCCGAGTGTCAGGCCTTGTCGGCCGGCCGACTCCCCGACGTCACCGAGATTGTGCTGGCCCGCCGCGGGTATCGCGACGCCCACCGCAAGGTCACCCTGCCGGTGTTCTTCTCCGGCATGCCCGAGCCGGTGGTGCCCGACCTGAGCCCGACCGATGGTCCGGTCGAGTTGTCCGGCGCGGCCTCCGGCGGCGGACGGGTCGAGGGCCGGGCGCGGGTGCTGCTCGACGTCAACAACGCGATCGAACTCGACGAGGGCGACATCCTGGTCTGCCGGTTCACCGATCCGAGTTGGGCGCCGCTGATGTCGTTGGCCGAGGCGTTGGTCATCGACCTGGGCGGTTCGGCGAGCCACGGCGCGGTCGTGGCGCGCGAACTCGGCATCCCGTACGTGATCGGCACGGAACGCGGCACCACGGTGCTGCGCGACGGGGACCGGATCCTGGTCGACGGCGAGCAGAATGTGGTCCGGGTGTTGGGTGGAGAGGGTGCGTCATGACCGTGCTCAGTGACAAGC from Sporichthyaceae bacterium encodes the following:
- a CDS encoding alpha-ketoacid dehydrogenase subunit beta — protein: MSSSAVETLTGAGAVASALDLAMAADERVVLLGEDIADPVGGVFKTSVGLSTKYGTHRVRATPIAETGIIGAAVGLAMSGYRPVAEIMFFDFTLVAADQLVNHAAKLRYMSGGHTPVPMVVRTTVGQSRFGAQHSQSLEAWFMHTPGLKVVFASSPGDYKGLLTAAIEDDDPVLFVEHINLYYGTKQDVPAGRHHIPLGHAATLRTGGDVTLITYGPSVPVAVKAAEQLAESGVQVELIDLRTLVPLDMDTLLESVATTRRAIIVHEATRFCGPGAEIAAQLNEQLFGDLLAPPLRLGAAYTPTPFSPGLSGYPTADGIVAAVNELIGG
- a CDS encoding histidine phosphatase family protein, encoding MAEPQSTDEASVAALAATILTKVHTELWLVRHGAVDREWTAADPPLSAEGHEQAKVVAAALAGVPALAGMTAIHCSPLLRTQQTAEPLAAALGLPVVLHEGLAEFDRNAPEYLLLSELKARGDARYEQVMAGDISAWGTDWATFRDGAVAALRDVVAAVDRIGVIVTHGGVINALIGVALGHDQAWLNIPEHASLTRFGVSADGKLKLLSLNETWYLRPGP
- a CDS encoding PEP-utilizing enzyme; this encodes MSDPTLGTSQPGRYWTTTNLGEAAPDVLSPMCMEIWGRSAEIGWLFSMQVFGVLPTSAKPSADTNDWGCSVFYGRPAINVDVVRATVASLPGVSGDDFERDLCGSVRSDAPPVKGDPRRIPIILAKAPRTLLREGKVIHAKHAETYAWWRREVFGSETPGTPVDRLVTARDRFIDVFSHHCAWRFVYAGAQSAMVDAATKAGDPALATRLMSGVGDVLETRMADDLWRLAHGQLTEDEFLAQWGYHGPNEGNPSATVWREDPTPVRVLAKTYAGRGAERPAGREARAKIIGQEAEQALLAATPRLRRASVQWLLRRVRNIVRTLQVGKASFLMCIDGVRKATREFGAEQVAKGALAQVDDAFYLTIAECQALSAGRLPDVTEIVLARRGYRDAHRKVTLPVFFSGMPEPVVPDLSPTDGPVELSGAASGGGRVEGRARVLLDVNNAIELDEGDILVCRFTDPSWAPLMSLAEALVIDLGGSASHGAVVARELGIPYVIGTERGTTVLRDGDRILVDGEQNVVRVLGGEGAS